The proteins below are encoded in one region of Halalkalicoccus jeotgali B3:
- a CDS encoding amidohydrolase, whose translation MSRTMHEGLSERRRSFHRYPEPAWREFYTTSLLVEAIEEVEVDELAVGREAMAPDERMAVPSDEELAPWFERARKRGAREDVLDACEGGYTGCVAVLDRGEGPSIGLRVDIDGLFVEEAPDESHRPAREGFRSEHEGLMHACGHDAHMTVGLAVLEAVAESDFSGTFTVFFQPAEEEGGGGRPMAEGPYAKGIEYLLCVHVGLDHPTGEVVAGMEKPLAMSHMNVAFEGESSHAGQAPEKGANAIQAMASAVSEAYAIPRHSEGMTRVNVGRVEAGTASNVIAEDARITAEVRGETTRLMESMKGRFERICTSAAEMHGCGADVAIHSESPRADSDPELATLVQEVARGVEGVNRPVGTAEFGASEDATFLMQAVQEAGGLATYAIVGTDHPDSHHTPHFDVDERSLGIAVDVLTESIERIRKERP comes from the coding sequence ATGTCACGGACGATGCACGAGGGGCTGAGCGAGCGCCGGCGGTCGTTCCACCGATACCCCGAACCGGCGTGGCGGGAGTTCTACACGACGAGCCTGCTGGTCGAGGCGATCGAGGAGGTGGAAGTGGACGAACTCGCGGTGGGACGGGAGGCGATGGCCCCCGACGAACGGATGGCGGTACCGAGCGACGAGGAGCTGGCGCCGTGGTTCGAGCGCGCCCGCAAGCGGGGCGCACGTGAGGACGTCCTCGACGCCTGTGAGGGGGGCTACACGGGTTGTGTGGCCGTGCTCGACCGGGGGGAGGGGCCCTCGATCGGGTTGCGCGTCGACATCGACGGCTTGTTCGTCGAGGAGGCCCCGGACGAGAGTCACCGTCCCGCACGCGAGGGGTTTCGCTCCGAACATGAGGGACTAATGCACGCCTGCGGGCACGACGCCCACATGACGGTCGGGCTCGCGGTACTGGAAGCCGTCGCCGAGAGCGACTTCTCGGGGACGTTCACCGTCTTCTTCCAGCCCGCCGAGGAGGAGGGCGGCGGCGGCCGGCCGATGGCCGAGGGACCCTACGCCAAGGGGATCGAGTACCTGCTGTGTGTCCACGTCGGACTGGACCACCCCACGGGGGAAGTCGTCGCAGGCATGGAGAAACCACTGGCGATGAGCCACATGAACGTCGCGTTCGAGGGCGAGTCCTCCCATGCGGGCCAAGCGCCCGAGAAGGGGGCCAACGCGATCCAGGCGATGGCGAGCGCGGTGAGCGAGGCCTACGCGATTCCCCGTCACAGCGAGGGGATGACGCGGGTGAACGTCGGCCGGGTCGAGGCCGGCACCGCGAGCAACGTGATCGCGGAGGACGCGAGGATCACCGCGGAGGTACGCGGCGAGACGACTCGGCTGATGGAGTCGATGAAGGGGCGTTTCGAGCGGATCTGCACCTCGGCCGCCGAGATGCACGGCTGTGGGGCCGACGTGGCGATCCACAGCGAGTCCCCGCGTGCCGACAGCGACCCCGAACTCGCGACACTGGTCCAGGAAGTCGCACGCGGGGTCGAGGGCGTCAATCGGCCGGTCGGGACGGCGGAGTTCGGCGCGAGCGAGGACGCGACGTTCCTCATGCAGGCGGTCCAGGAGGCGGGCGGGCTGGCCACCTACGCCATCGTCGGGACGGACCACCCCGACAGCCACCACACACCCCACTTCGACGTCGACGAGCGCAGTCTGGGGATCGCCGTGGACGTACTGACCGAGTCGATCGAGCGGATCCGAAAGGAGCGTCCCTAG
- the trpG gene encoding anthranilate synthase component II has protein sequence MSLARTKRVLFVDNFDSFTYNLVEYVSEQGAETEVLRNTASLSEIRAADPDAIVISPGPGHPKNDRDVGVTTEVLREVSPEIPTLGVCLGLEAAVYAYGGSVGRAPEPIHGKAFPVEHDGRGVFAGLEDEFQAGRYHSLIATEVPECFDVTATTDHAGQQLVMGIRHREYPIECVQFHPESVLTGVGHDVIENFLRQREH, from the coding sequence ATGAGCCTCGCCCGCACGAAACGCGTGCTGTTCGTCGACAACTTCGATTCGTTCACCTACAACCTCGTCGAGTACGTTTCCGAACAGGGTGCCGAAACCGAGGTTCTCAGGAATACTGCTTCACTTTCCGAGATCCGCGCCGCGGACCCGGACGCGATCGTGATCTCGCCGGGGCCGGGCCACCCGAAGAACGACCGGGACGTCGGCGTCACGACCGAGGTGCTCCGCGAGGTGAGCCCCGAGATCCCGACTCTGGGTGTCTGTCTCGGGCTCGAGGCCGCCGTCTACGCCTACGGCGGCAGCGTGGGACGAGCACCCGAACCGATCCACGGGAAGGCCTTTCCCGTCGAGCACGACGGCCGGGGCGTCTTCGCCGGGCTCGAAGACGAGTTTCAGGCCGGGCGGTATCACTCGTTGATCGCGACCGAGGTCCCGGAGTGTTTCGACGTGACGGCGACGACGGACCACGCCGGCCAGCAGCTGGTCATGGGGATTCGTCACCGCGAGTACCCCATCGAGTGCGTGCAGTTTCACCCCGAGAGCGTGCTCACGGGCGTGGGCCACGACGTGATCGAGAACTTCCTACGCCAGCGCGAACACTGA
- a CDS encoding FAD-dependent oxidoreductase, which produces MVEKYDLVIVGGGISGAALLYTVSKFTDIERVALLEKEAEIASINSHHTNNSQTLHFGDIETNYTREKAEEVNEGAQLLAGYLEREDPDREFHSKRSKMVLAVGKEEADELRRRYTEEGFADLYPKLRPIDREEIAEIEPNVVDGRDPDTELYALQTPDGYVVDYGETAKSFVEAARKEAGVDVYTDSEVKRLDETDDGFIVESEAGWFEADATVVAAGSHSLQVAKEMGYGEDMSLLPVAGSFFLADDLLNGKVYTLQMQKLPFAAIHGDADVHDDSITRFGPTAKLVPELERGRISTVEDFLDVFGLNADSFLSYGNVLADRVLLPYVLKNLVYDVPEVGKRSFLPHVQKVVPSVGLDDIERAKGYGGVRPQIVDTDGKTLDMGEAKITGEDIIFNITPSPGASTCLKNAMRDTEQVLEFLNGAFEFDEEAFREATIGNFPREERPIAADD; this is translated from the coding sequence ATGGTAGAAAAATACGACCTCGTCATCGTCGGCGGAGGGATCAGTGGCGCAGCACTGCTCTATACTGTATCGAAGTTCACCGACATCGAGCGAGTGGCGCTCCTGGAGAAAGAAGCGGAGATCGCCTCGATCAACTCCCACCACACGAACAACTCCCAGACGCTTCACTTCGGGGACATCGAGACCAACTACACCCGGGAGAAGGCCGAAGAGGTAAACGAGGGCGCCCAGCTGCTGGCGGGTTACCTCGAACGGGAGGATCCCGACAGGGAGTTCCACAGCAAGCGAAGCAAGATGGTGCTGGCGGTCGGGAAAGAGGAGGCCGACGAGCTACGGCGGCGCTACACCGAGGAAGGCTTTGCCGATCTGTACCCGAAGCTCCGGCCCATCGACCGCGAGGAGATCGCCGAAATCGAGCCCAACGTCGTCGACGGGCGGGATCCCGACACCGAGCTATACGCCCTCCAGACGCCCGACGGCTACGTCGTCGACTACGGTGAGACCGCAAAATCGTTCGTCGAGGCGGCCCGCAAGGAGGCCGGCGTCGACGTCTACACCGACAGCGAGGTAAAGCGCCTCGACGAGACCGACGACGGCTTCATCGTCGAGAGCGAGGCGGGCTGGTTCGAGGCCGACGCGACGGTCGTCGCCGCGGGCTCACACAGCCTGCAGGTCGCAAAGGAGATGGGCTACGGCGAGGACATGTCCCTATTGCCCGTCGCGGGGAGTTTCTTCCTCGCGGACGACCTGCTCAACGGCAAGGTGTATACCCTCCAGATGCAGAAACTCCCCTTCGCCGCGATCCACGGCGACGCGGACGTCCACGACGACTCGATCACGCGCTTCGGGCCGACCGCAAAGCTGGTGCCCGAACTCGAACGGGGGCGGATCTCGACCGTCGAGGACTTCCTCGACGTCTTCGGTCTGAACGCCGACTCGTTTTTGAGCTACGGAAACGTGCTCGCCGATCGGGTCCTGTTGCCGTACGTCCTCAAGAACCTGGTCTACGACGTCCCCGAGGTCGGAAAACGCTCGTTCCTGCCGCACGTCCAGAAGGTGGTGCCGAGCGTCGGACTCGACGATATCGAGCGCGCGAAGGGCTACGGCGGCGTTCGCCCGCAGATCGTCGATACGGACGGAAAGACCCTCGACATGGGCGAGGCCAAGATCACCGGCGAGGACATCATCTTCAACATCACGCCCTCGCCGGGGGCCTCGACGTGCCTGAAAAACGCCATGCGCGACACCGAACAGGTCCTCGAATTCCTGAACGGCGCGTTCGAGTTCGACGAGGAGGCGTTCCGCGAGGCGACGATCGGGAACTTCCCCCGCGAGGAGCGACCGATCGCCGCCGACGACTGA
- a CDS encoding class-III pyridoxal-phosphate-dependent aminotransferase translates to MNRDNAEPSVRRLPGERTREWIEHHHRYSAPSEHAHEFAWDVAGESEGPFCTDLDGNVFLDFTCHIGAAPLGYNNPKITDRMAEFDLVDPLKIAGQDFYAGSAGGPEEPEIPGAAQLMERLVEVSSQYDMDTVFLSNSGAEAIENAMKISYANTPERKYGITFLGAFHGRTLGTLSMTRAGDVYTRAYPETAGTRTVPFCEDRACEASTCSCGFFAGGRSQLERMLDPERGYMDPREVAFLILEPIQGVGGYRFPSEAFMEEVQRVCETHDIHLIVDEIQSGIGRTGEMWASDHYAIEPDVITSAKALRSGATISRSEIFPEEKNRLGSTWGGGDLVAAAQGVFTLDAIDEYDLLENAVERGRQVKELLGDADLEGVTDVRGKGLMLAVEFDSKERRTAVVKAGLQRGLLTLGCGHSTIRLLPPLDVTEREIDLGISLFRDAIEATR, encoded by the coding sequence ATGAACCGTGATAACGCGGAGCCGAGCGTGCGGCGGCTTCCCGGGGAGCGGACCCGCGAGTGGATCGAGCACCACCACCGCTACTCCGCGCCCAGCGAGCACGCCCACGAGTTCGCCTGGGACGTCGCCGGGGAGTCGGAGGGACCGTTCTGTACCGACCTCGACGGCAACGTCTTTCTGGATTTCACCTGCCATATCGGGGCCGCACCGCTTGGCTACAACAACCCGAAGATCACCGATCGCATGGCCGAGTTCGATCTGGTCGACCCGCTGAAGATCGCCGGTCAGGACTTCTACGCCGGCTCGGCGGGTGGGCCCGAAGAACCCGAGATTCCGGGGGCGGCCCAATTGATGGAACGGCTCGTCGAGGTGTCCTCGCAGTACGACATGGACACCGTTTTCCTCTCGAACTCGGGCGCGGAGGCGATCGAGAACGCGATGAAGATCTCCTACGCGAACACTCCCGAGCGAAAGTACGGCATCACCTTTCTGGGGGCGTTTCACGGCCGGACGCTGGGAACGCTCTCGATGACGCGCGCCGGCGACGTCTATACGCGTGCCTATCCCGAAACCGCCGGCACTCGAACCGTTCCGTTCTGCGAGGATCGGGCCTGTGAGGCATCGACCTGTTCGTGTGGCTTTTTCGCCGGCGGACGCTCGCAGCTCGAACGAATGCTCGACCCCGAGCGGGGCTATATGGACCCGCGGGAGGTCGCCTTCCTGATCCTCGAACCGATCCAGGGCGTCGGCGGGTATCGCTTCCCGAGCGAGGCGTTTATGGAGGAGGTCCAGCGGGTCTGTGAGACCCACGACATCCACCTGATCGTCGACGAGATCCAGTCGGGGATCGGGCGCACGGGGGAGATGTGGGCGTCGGACCACTACGCCATCGAACCCGACGTGATCACCAGCGCGAAGGCGCTCCGGTCGGGCGCGACGATCTCGCGCTCCGAGATATTCCCCGAGGAAAAAAACCGACTCGGCTCGACATGGGGCGGTGGCGATCTCGTCGCGGCGGCCCAAGGCGTGTTCACCCTCGACGCGATCGACGAGTACGACCTGTTAGAGAACGCCGTCGAGCGGGGCCGGCAAGTGAAAGAACTGCTCGGCGACGCCGACCTCGAAGGGGTGACGGACGTCCGCGGGAAGGGGTTGATGCTCGCCGTCGAGTTCGACTCGAAAGAACGCCGTACCGCGGTCGTAAAGGCAGGGTTACAGCGGGGGCTGCTCACGCTGGGTTGTGGCCACAGCACGATCCGACTGCTCCCGCCGCTCGACGTCACCGAACGCGAGATCGACCTCGGTATCTCGCTGTTTCGCGACGCGATCGAGGCGACTCGATAA
- a CDS encoding adenosylcobalamin-dependent ribonucleoside-diphosphate reductase: MSRADADAEEITLPVKRTEGETLEERLTANAYHNILPARYLRKNAEGELVETQEDLFERVARNIALAEAVFESERRDVEVTVTPDQLKPDHPRRDELAATVFGAGTSATDDAQTELTVHNVNKFTYETLVPELPDGIREHVEAKADEFQALMERLSFIPNSPTLMNAGDELQQLSACFVDSPGDDISDIHQTAKEAAEVFQSGGGMGYAFWRLRPYGDSVGSTGGIASGPITFMRTFDQMCETIAQGGTRRGAQMGVMRVSHPDVIEFIHAKNKDVSLAHTLRLNDPDDYTYTSFSEALEEARGLIDEDGRVPKHLRNAVEGHLSNFNISVGVTDGFMEALYNDEEFVFENPRTEEPHIATAETKEMYSRYGLGHHVEVGEELAIPAEALWDRIVDGAYENGEPGVIYLERVNKEHSFDVEAHPDHRILATNPCGEQPLEEYEACNLGHINLSTLAATDAPDWRIWHTEHGAEYDSLEAAMADYLEEAIDTAEFDRRIELGTRFLENVVTMSDFPVPEIEQKVREMRKIGLGIMGLAQLYIQLGVRYGSEEGNEMASQLMTHINHGSKRASHELAGERGSFEDWSDSKYANPTEYAEWFEHHTGESADDWAEGYPIRNHNTTTIAPTGTTSMVGNTTGGCEPIYNVAYYKNVSDDVQGEEMLVEFDDYFLRTLEANDVDVEAVKAEAQEQMSENEFDGVEGLSTVPNAIGELFVVTSDLAGKDHAAVQCACQTGVDSAISKTCNFPNAASKEDMEEVYRYIYDNGGKGVTVYRDGTRSKQVLTTRADNAEFADEEEAAESLVEQITEVFGGIDEFLTHEEVRATLNDDFDFTPESGQYATKRTRPDVLHGVTQRIDTGYGKLYVNINEDSEGRPFELFANIGNSGGFTASFTEALAKTISTALRSGVDPEEIASELQGIRSPKVAWDKGQQVNSIPDAIGTAMRRYLDGDIERAYPKQQNLTELEDEEREDGVSRTQTSSDGGTAVDSGSDDAHQDLIDAGESPECPDCGSMTLYYSEGCKTCESCGWSEC, from the coding sequence GTGAGCCGTGCGGACGCGGACGCCGAGGAGATCACCCTCCCGGTCAAACGCACCGAGGGCGAGACCCTAGAGGAGCGTCTGACCGCGAACGCGTATCACAACATCCTCCCGGCGCGCTACCTTCGGAAGAACGCCGAGGGCGAACTCGTCGAAACCCAGGAGGACCTCTTCGAGCGGGTCGCGAGGAACATCGCGCTCGCGGAGGCGGTCTTCGAGAGCGAGCGTCGGGACGTCGAGGTCACCGTCACGCCCGACCAGCTCAAACCCGACCACCCGCGCCGGGACGAACTGGCCGCGACGGTCTTCGGTGCCGGAACGAGTGCGACCGACGACGCACAAACCGAACTCACCGTCCATAACGTCAACAAGTTCACCTACGAGACGCTCGTCCCTGAACTGCCCGACGGGATCCGCGAGCACGTCGAGGCGAAAGCCGACGAGTTCCAGGCGCTGATGGAACGCCTCTCGTTTATCCCGAACAGTCCGACGCTGATGAACGCGGGCGACGAGCTCCAACAGCTCTCTGCGTGTTTCGTCGACTCGCCCGGTGACGACATTTCGGACATTCACCAGACCGCCAAAGAGGCGGCGGAAGTGTTCCAAAGCGGCGGTGGCATGGGTTATGCGTTCTGGCGACTGCGTCCCTACGGCGATTCAGTAGGGAGCACGGGCGGCATCGCGAGCGGCCCGATCACGTTCATGCGCACGTTCGACCAGATGTGCGAGACGATCGCCCAGGGTGGGACGCGACGGGGGGCCCAGATGGGCGTCATGCGCGTGTCCCACCCGGACGTCATCGAGTTCATCCACGCGAAGAACAAGGACGTCTCGCTTGCACACACCCTGCGGCTCAACGACCCCGACGACTACACGTACACCTCGTTTTCCGAGGCGCTCGAGGAGGCCCGCGGGCTGATCGACGAGGACGGCAGAGTTCCGAAACACCTCCGCAACGCCGTCGAGGGCCACCTCTCCAATTTCAACATCTCCGTGGGCGTCACCGACGGGTTCATGGAGGCACTCTACAACGACGAGGAGTTCGTCTTCGAGAACCCTCGGACAGAAGAACCGCACATCGCGACCGCCGAAACCAAGGAGATGTACTCCCGCTACGGCCTCGGACACCACGTCGAGGTCGGTGAGGAACTGGCGATCCCCGCCGAGGCGCTCTGGGACCGGATCGTCGACGGCGCCTACGAGAACGGCGAGCCCGGCGTGATCTACCTCGAACGGGTCAACAAGGAACACTCCTTCGACGTCGAGGCCCATCCCGACCACCGCATCCTCGCGACGAACCCCTGTGGCGAACAGCCCCTCGAGGAGTACGAGGCCTGCAACCTGGGTCACATCAACCTCTCGACGCTTGCGGCGACCGACGCTCCCGACTGGCGGATCTGGCACACAGAACACGGGGCGGAGTACGATTCGCTGGAGGCGGCGATGGCGGACTACCTCGAGGAGGCGATCGACACGGCGGAGTTCGATCGCCGGATCGAACTGGGTACCCGATTCCTGGAGAACGTCGTCACGATGAGCGATTTCCCGGTCCCCGAGATCGAACAGAAAGTGCGAGAGATGCGTAAGATCGGGCTGGGGATCATGGGACTGGCACAGCTGTACATCCAGCTCGGCGTGCGCTACGGCAGCGAAGAGGGCAACGAGATGGCCAGCCAGCTGATGACCCATATCAACCACGGCTCGAAGCGTGCGAGCCACGAGCTCGCGGGTGAGCGCGGCTCCTTCGAGGACTGGAGCGACTCCAAGTACGCGAACCCGACCGAGTACGCCGAGTGGTTCGAACACCACACCGGCGAGTCCGCCGACGACTGGGCAGAAGGGTACCCCATCCGCAACCACAACACGACGACCATCGCGCCGACGGGCACCACCTCGATGGTCGGCAATACAACTGGGGGCTGTGAGCCCATCTACAACGTCGCCTACTACAAGAACGTCTCCGACGACGTGCAGGGCGAGGAGATGCTCGTCGAGTTCGACGACTACTTCCTGCGCACCCTAGAGGCCAACGACGTCGACGTCGAGGCCGTCAAGGCCGAAGCGCAGGAGCAGATGAGCGAAAACGAGTTCGACGGCGTCGAGGGGCTTTCTACTGTTCCGAACGCCATCGGCGAGCTGTTCGTCGTCACGTCGGATCTGGCGGGCAAGGACCATGCCGCGGTTCAGTGTGCCTGCCAGACCGGCGTCGACTCGGCCATCTCGAAGACCTGTAACTTCCCCAACGCCGCCTCGAAGGAGGACATGGAGGAAGTGTATCGCTACATCTACGACAACGGCGGCAAGGGCGTCACCGTCTATCGCGACGGCACGCGCTCGAAGCAGGTGCTGACCACGCGGGCGGACAACGCCGAGTTCGCCGACGAAGAGGAGGCCGCAGAGTCACTCGTCGAACAGATCACCGAGGTCTTCGGCGGGATCGATGAGTTCCTCACCCACGAGGAAGTCCGCGCAACCCTCAACGACGACTTCGACTTCACCCCCGAGTCGGGCCAGTACGCCACGAAGCGCACCCGACCCGACGTGCTCCACGGCGTGACCCAGCGTATCGACACGGGCTACGGCAAGCTCTACGTCAACATCAACGAGGACAGCGAGGGCCGGCCGTTCGAGCTCTTTGCCAACATCGGTAATTCGGGCGGGTTTACCGCGAGCTTCACCGAGGCGCTCGCAAAGACCATCTCGACGGCGCTTCGCTCGGGCGTCGACCCCGAGGAGATCGCAAGCGAACTCCAAGGCATCCGCTCGCCGAAGGTCGCCTGGGACAAGGGCCAGCAGGTCAACTCCATCCCGGACGCGATCGGGACGGCGATGCGACGATACCTCGACGGCGACATCGAACGCGCCTATCCCAAACAGCAGAACCTCACCGAACTCGAAGACGAAGAACGCGAAGACGGGGTCAGTCGAACCCAGACGAGTTCCGACGGCGGGACGGCCGTCGACTCCGGCTCCGACGACGCCCACCAGGACCTCATCGACGCGGGCGAGAGCCCCGAGTGTCCCGACTGTGGGTCGATGACGCTGTACTACTCGGAGGGCTGTAAGACCTGCGAGTCCTGTGGCTGGTCGGAGTGCTGA
- a CDS encoding D-2-hydroxyacid dehydrogenase, whose translation MTEERPDVVVLREGTEGLSTEPYAEELRERLPEYEVRRARTPSEERDLIEGARVATGVRIDEELLSHATDLELFACAFAGTEHLPTEALRERGIALTNAGGIHAPGLAEGVLGNMLVFARRLHEGWRRKENREWRHFQSGELTGSTVTIVGLGSIGEALTQRLEGMEVETIGVRYSPEKGGPTDEVIGFDEAALHDALARTDYLVIACPLTDTTRGLIGEDEFATLPPEAVLINTARGPIVETDALVGAIQTNSIRGAALDVTDPEPLPPDHVLWGFENVLITPHTGGHTPKHWDRLAEIVAGNVAALDSGGDLENLVFAPE comes from the coding sequence ATGACCGAGGAACGACCCGACGTAGTGGTGTTACGCGAGGGAACCGAGGGGCTCTCGACCGAACCATATGCCGAGGAACTGCGCGAGCGACTGCCCGAGTACGAGGTTCGACGCGCTCGGACGCCGAGCGAGGAGCGCGACCTGATCGAGGGTGCCCGGGTCGCCACGGGGGTTCGCATCGACGAGGAACTCCTGTCTCACGCAACCGATCTCGAACTGTTCGCGTGTGCCTTCGCGGGCACCGAGCACCTCCCGACCGAGGCGCTGCGCGAGCGGGGGATAGCGCTGACCAACGCCGGCGGGATCCACGCCCCGGGGCTCGCGGAGGGCGTTCTCGGCAACATGCTCGTGTTCGCCCGCCGGCTCCACGAGGGCTGGCGACGAAAGGAGAACAGGGAGTGGCGCCACTTCCAGTCGGGCGAACTCACCGGGAGCACTGTCACGATCGTCGGCCTCGGCTCCATCGGGGAGGCGCTCACCCAACGATTAGAGGGCATGGAGGTCGAGACCATCGGGGTACGCTACTCGCCGGAGAAGGGCGGACCGACCGACGAGGTGATCGGGTTCGACGAGGCGGCACTCCACGACGCGCTCGCCCGGACCGACTATCTGGTGATCGCCTGCCCGCTGACCGACACCACGAGAGGACTGATCGGCGAGGACGAGTTCGCCACCCTGCCGCCCGAGGCGGTCCTGATCAACACCGCCCGCGGGCCGATCGTCGAGACCGACGCCCTGGTGGGCGCGATCCAGACGAACTCGATTCGGGGGGCGGCACTGGACGTGACCGACCCCGAACCCCTGCCGCCCGACCACGTCCTGTGGGGGTTCGAGAACGTTCTGATAACCCCGCATACGGGCGGGCACACCCCCAAACACTGGGATCGACTCGCAGAAATCGTCGCCGGAAACGTCGCGGCGCTCGATTCCGGTGGCGACCTCGAGAACCTCGTGTTTGCGCCGGAGTGA
- a CDS encoding M24 family metallopeptidase: MVLSVITVQVFEQAEYERRIDRTKERMREAGIETLFVTDPANMNYLSGYDGWSFYVHQGLVVSLDHDQPVWIGRGMDKNGAKATVWIDHKNLRAYSDDHVHSPVDKHPMDFVARVIEEMGWDDTHIGVEMDASYYTAKSHQRLQERLPEATFSDSTLLVGWVRIRKSKREIELIEEATRLSEAAMQAGIDAMGEGVPESRVASEIYRTLIEGTGEFGGDYPAIVPLMPSGEHTGTPHLTWSDEPFSDGDPVIVELAGCRHRYHSPLARTAVIGDVPEEMGRVADVVVEGLNAALDTAEPGVTCEAVERAWRESIAKHGIEKEDRIGYSMGLGYPPDWGEHTASIRPGDETVLEENMTFHMIPGIWTDELGVEISESFRVTANGAERFSSFPQKVFSV, from the coding sequence ATGGTCTTGTCAGTGATTACCGTGCAGGTGTTCGAACAAGCGGAGTACGAACGGCGGATTGACCGGACCAAAGAGCGCATGCGGGAGGCGGGGATCGAGACGCTGTTCGTGACCGACCCCGCGAACATGAACTACCTCTCGGGCTACGACGGGTGGTCCTTTTACGTCCATCAGGGACTCGTGGTCTCATTGGATCACGACCAGCCCGTCTGGATCGGCCGCGGAATGGACAAAAACGGCGCGAAGGCGACCGTCTGGATCGATCACAAGAACCTACGCGCCTACAGCGACGATCACGTCCACTCGCCCGTGGACAAACACCCGATGGACTTCGTTGCGCGGGTCATAGAGGAGATGGGGTGGGACGACACCCACATCGGCGTCGAGATGGACGCCTCGTACTACACCGCCAAATCCCACCAGCGCCTCCAGGAGCGCCTTCCCGAGGCGACGTTCTCCGATTCGACCCTGCTGGTGGGGTGGGTCCGTATCAGGAAGTCAAAGCGGGAGATCGAACTGATCGAGGAGGCCACTCGCCTCTCGGAGGCGGCGATGCAGGCCGGAATCGACGCAATGGGCGAGGGCGTTCCCGAATCACGAGTCGCAAGCGAGATCTACCGCACCCTGATCGAGGGAACCGGCGAGTTCGGGGGCGACTACCCCGCGATCGTCCCGCTGATGCCCTCGGGCGAGCACACGGGGACGCCCCATCTCACGTGGTCGGACGAACCCTTCTCGGATGGGGATCCCGTGATCGTCGAACTCGCGGGCTGTCGCCACCGGTATCACTCGCCGCTTGCGCGAACCGCCGTGATCGGCGATGTTCCCGAGGAGATGGGGCGGGTCGCGGACGTCGTCGTCGAGGGGCTGAACGCGGCGCTCGATACGGCCGAACCGGGCGTGACCTGCGAGGCCGTCGAGCGGGCGTGGCGCGAGTCGATCGCGAAACACGGCATCGAGAAGGAAGACAGGATCGGCTACTCGATGGGGCTCGGGTATCCGCCGGACTGGGGCGAGCACACCGCGAGCATCCGACCGGGTGATGAAACCGTCTTGGAGGAGAACATGACCTTCCACATGATCCCGGGGATCTGGACGGACGAACTGGGCGTCGAGATCAGCGAGTCGTTTCGCGTGACCGCGAACGGCGCCGAACGGTTCTCCTCGTTCCCCCAGAAGGTCTTTTCAGTCTGA
- a CDS encoding DUF7718 family protein, whose amino-acid sequence MKIKDHELQAFYVQLEYNRSPNPTTDEDWQDIAWFDHQPAHQFGHDITKEGLHMDLEHPTENNRKVKDFPSIPLADAPTFCEKYFDENYIDICDQYLKWDDSSASTGFIQHRPLRQ is encoded by the coding sequence TTGAAAATCAAGGACCATGAACTGCAGGCATTCTATGTTCAGTTAGAATATAACAGAAGTCCAAATCCAACAACGGACGAAGATTGGCAAGATATAGCTTGGTTTGATCATCAACCAGCCCACCAATTTGGACATGATATCACAAAAGAAGGCCTACACATGGACCTTGAACATCCGACAGAGAACAATCGTAAGGTGAAAGACTTCCCCTCGATTCCATTAGCTGATGCGCCTACGTTTTGTGAGAAATACTTCGATGAGAATTATATCGATATTTGTGATCAGTATCTAAAGTGGGACGATAGCTCTGCATCTACAGGCTTCATTCAGCATCGTCCTCTTCGACAATGA